Part of the Triplophysa dalaica isolate WHDGS20190420 chromosome 23, ASM1584641v1, whole genome shotgun sequence genome is shown below.
AAATAATGTTGCATGAAAATCTATTATAATGTGTGATGATTTAAGTCAGTGGAGATGTTAAATGAGTCGTGATACATGTCTCGAACCTGTATTGCTTAGTTTGTTTCTATGTAAGAGACTTTTTAATgattaatttttcatttgatttggaatttattttaatattgcaatttagttttgttatttgcaataaaatgtattttattttacaaagaaacgtgtaaaatttgagaaataataaatggCACTAGTTCATTTCTTTGTCTCAACTCATTtggtaaaacttaaaaaatcgTATTGTGAGATCAGTATCGTGAATCGCATCGCATcgcattcatttcattttaatattgtaatcAAATTTGATTATGTAAACCAATTCCAAATTAAAGTAGtaattaaaaatagaaatatgcCTTAATTGGATTGAATTCATTTACACtcattaatatataatatattaataatttataaacaaataatagtgtttgttttagatttaatgcaatgtgtaaacactATATAAGGttgaaaaacgctgtattttccacatactgtgcatgtttgcatctcctctttgccaTGCCTTTCTGAAATGGccgattttttacaaagctcatcgctctgaaaagcgaggtgtgctatgattggccagtgaACCTGTGTGAAGTGATTGGaagaatactgcaagcgtgtgacgaatacgtaacgcctcttaccatatttggaacatcaggttccaaagcagttGTACTGACAGATACGCCCACTTTACTTGGGTATACATTTGGGCtttcttagtcaaatcataccacaaaatGACTTAGATTTGAGgggatgtggttacacgaggtgtttcaggcaggtctgggtgagcattcgcttttagatagaatgcatatttgttccgacactttatttatttgcaattgTACTTGTCTAAAACATACAGGGGCAGCTCATTACACACCAAAGATActgaaaaacacgtattcgcaccatatgacccctttaatctgAGGATAGAATGTCTATCTTGACTGTAATTATATTTAACCATAGTGTCTTTAAACAGAagaagaaatctttttttttactgaaatcaAAATACTAGTTGACTGACCTTTGGTCCAAGGGGGCCAGAACGTCCTTCACTGCCAGGAATTCCACGTTCCCCCtgagaaaacattacaattgATCAGATCCCATTGAATGGGATTTCACGTGTGTCATGTCTAGATACTTAAATCGGCATAAATGATGATCAGGTTACAGGAGCTATTTAACGCATCTGACATCCTAACTCAAGTGTGATGTTggaattgttttcatttaaactaCCCTCGGTCATGCATGCAGAGCATTGAACAACACCCACTAGAGGATCATGAGAAATAGTTAATGCAATGGTGCGGAAAATTCTCAGCCTTACCAAAACCGTGTCACAAAAACAATGATTATGTTGGAACATTGTTACTCTTTATTGCCGTTTTTCTGTTGTAGGTAACAGAGCAAATCTATTAAAGGCTATTAAAGAACCCGCTGTTAATTTTAGCACCTTGTCTCTGGTCTGCAGTAACTATAACACATTTTCTCTGTCACAAATCATTTATACTTACTTTTGGACCAGGCTTTCCAGAATCTCCTTGTTCACCTTTCTCCCCATCCTCTCCCTATTTAACAATTCAAATTGGTAAAATGTTTGCTTCATCATGCAACAAATGTAACAATGCAAAAACTCTATTGTTTCATTATAGATTCGGGGGTAAAATATGCTTAACATGACAGGTTACGTGTTGTTCACTAATCGCATTTTTCTACCTTTTTTCCTGGTATTCCAACAGTGGGAGGTTGTAATCGTGTCGcacccttaaaaaaaaaacatgttttacactaaagtagtttttttatcattattttattaggGGCTCCTTCACTTGGTATCTTTAAAGGAGATCCACCGCATGTAAACAAATCCATTTCTGCAATTGCCAGCCTTTCATCTCCTCTTATTCAGGTCCAACCACCATCTGGTGCACTGACGGTATTTATAAAAGGAATCATTGACACATTCAGACCAGAAATTGGTGGTTTGCACTTTGCACAGGCCTGCCAGAGGGGTTGGAAAGTGACTCCAATAATTTCAGGTCTTACCTTGGGTCCTGCCGGGCCCGGTTTCCCTGGCAACCCTTGTTCTCCTGGTTCACCCTGGATAAATAAAATAGACCGAATATGAATGGCAATATCGGAGAAGAAATGCTCATTGATTTACATCCAGAAACCAGTAATGAGGATGCCAGACTGACAACATCGAGCTCCATCAATGTGGGAAGAAGCTCTATTGCTGCCAAACAAACGTTTCATCTAAATTTGAGAATGAACTTCAAAATCTGCTCCGTTTCTAAAAATGTTCACTCTGTGAAAAGGGAGTCAACTTGATTTCCCCTGATACAGGACGTACTTTCCAACCCTTCTGTCCTGGTTCGCCCTTTGGTCCTGGGAGATTTGCGTCACCCTGAGAAAACAAGAAAGCAGAAAATACGTCAATTTCCTCTAAATGGGATACAAAACAATGCATTATTCGTTAAAAGCATCTTACCTTCTTTCCAGGTATGCCAGGCTCTCCCTTTATACCTTTAGGTCCCTAATGGAGAAGATGTGTAGGTATTAAAACCAAGTTTAATCCAAGTATATCAAACTCATGCAATTCATAATGTGgcacaaataacacaaatacaTATTAGTAAAGATTTCAAAAATTGCTCATAGGCAACGTTACAATCCGATATCCTGAATATATACGGTTTACTCACAGTCTTATTGCTTGGGCCCGGTGGTCCTTGTCTTCCCGTCTCGCCAGGGGTACCCTGTTGAGAAATCATAAGACTTTGTAAATCGCTGTATTAAAATTCATGTCTTTACGACTTAACTTGTTTTTTAGTCATGGAGAGTTGAATTGACCCTTGGTCCTGGGGGTCCTGGTGGACCAGGTGGTCCTGACTGCCCTTCATTGCCGTCACACTCTTCCCCTGTATCATTTGTAGGCTCACGCACCAGGGGGCACTATAGAGGTAAACATAAACCACTGTCATGTAGAAACTATCCATCATTAAGACATGGCTCTTGATCCGTGACCATCCCAATCAATATCAAACTTACCCTTTCATCTTCCTGTATAAAGACAGAAAGGTCAAAAGAGAAAACGTTAGTCGTACGATTgtccaaagacaaaaaaaaatcacagttgTGGATTTTTCTAGATGCAGATTTGTTTTTAGCTTCAGTTCTAGAAGTGTGTTCCCCATTCATTTTCTATTCAGgccttttaatttaaataaaaacttaagatgaaactgaaatgatcttgtcacattttgtaaagtaaaaaatctgTAGGCCTATTAACTCTAAAAGCTATAAGATTGAGTACCTAACATATATGAGCGTAGGGGTTTATTCCCAAGTGTGAAATATCAGGATCATATGCTGTCCCATAGATTTATGTTACACTTCCAGGTCCCTTCTGAAAGTCTCATGAATGTAAAACGGGGAGAATATCTTACCAATTTAGATTGAAGGGAACTGATTTTATGAATAAAGTTTTGGATCAGAAacgcacacaacacatcacaactCTTATACTGTTTCTGCATCTTTCTGAGCCATTCAAATGACTGCTTCTTACCACGGAGTAGATTTCAcatgctgtctctctctcgctttgtTGTGGGTCACAATAAAGTCTCAGTTTCTGGATTTCCATCTGCAAGAGTTTGTTATGAAGAAAACATGTAGGTTTTTGTAAACCGCACAAAACTACAATGTAAAGCTGATCTAAGCGCTATAATGATATTGTATATCACAATTTTGTGCTTGCagtttctttaaacaaaaaacaacagatCAGTGTGATGTTAATGgctgtacaaaaatgtatgtcatTCATACTGTTTTAAATTGTGTCATGTGAACAACTATACATGTATAAAGAATCTACTAGAATCCACTGTGACTTACAGGAAGTGTTGCATTAGAGCTCAAGTGTTTGGAAATCTGAGTCTTTCCATTGATGAAGATGGGCACAACAGTGTCCAAAGCCTCATCCTGTATCTGCTCGTCATCCAGGAAAAAGATGGCACGTCTGGGGTTAACTAGAACCTTTAACTGATGCCATCTTCCATCAAAAAGCCTCTGTAAGATTCCAGAAAAAATAATTAAGCACATGGTGTAGCGCTTGTGTATAAAAAAAAGCTTGACATTGTTTGAggaagaaaataacattttccaaaacaacaaatgaataaTGTGCTATGGTAATAAGAGACTATGGTAATAGTTTTTGCCATTGAGAATACAAGAAAACATGGAACCGGTAcaagattaaaatgaaaataatagaaACTTCTCTGTAAGTAGCTGTTGTTTAAATTTCACAAACCTCaatatttttatcaaaagaAATAATCTGATGCCCAttaagtgtgtttgtggttgTGAAGCTGACAGATTTGTCCTTCCCGCTCAGTGTGACAGCTACTTGAACTTGTCCATCTTTAGAGAGCACCCTCCACAGATCAAACTTTTCCTTACGCGCGGGCCCTTTCAACCTCACAGTCGAAACAAACACATAGGAGGGTGGGAGGCCTTCTGGAAAAatttccctttaaaataaatgaggcAAATTGAAGTATGTATACAAATGCAAtctaaaagtgatagttcacaccaagatgacaattctgtcatcatttattcaacttcttgtcatttcaaaccagtttgCCTTTTTTTCCAGCAgtacacagaagaagatattttgaagaatgttgctaggGATGTAAGGATTCAATGTGAGAAAGCCGAAAATCGATTCGAGTCGGTTGAGATGTAAAATGAATCGCAacacatgttttgaacagcagggggcTAACAAAGTCTTAGTTTTTTATATTAGAGActtttgaattattcatttttttcattgatttgaaatttgctttaaaatagCTGTTTAGTTTTGGTATTTgatgcaaaatatatttgtacttttagaaagaaatgtgcagcatttgagaaatgatagttcatagtacatgcccaacgtaaattattttcctaatattgtattctgtatttattcacactgtatatctgcacttgctaattgcacttctggttagacctaaactacatttcgttacactgtacctgtatatgtgtaatgacaataaagttgaatctaatctaaaaaatcTAATCTGATAGGAGTATCGTGAATCGCATCACATCATGAGCTGAATGTATCTTTACATCCCTATATGGTAACCGAACCGCATCCATAGAATTCTAATGtatgggaaaaaaaacaatgcaagtgaatgggtgccgttGCTGTTTGGTaaacaaaattattcaaaatatatttttttgggttCTGCGAAAGagaatcatacaggtttgttggtgagtaaataataatagaatATACATGTTTAGGTCACTTTaagataacaaaaaacataatatgaGTATGCCTTAAAAGTCTTTAGAATGAACATATTAGCATTCATATTAAAACCAACCTTGTGTTTTCAGTAATGTCAACACTTTTGTCTAACAGATAGGCTGTCTCGGACACTAATGAGCCCTGAATCTTCTTAGCCTTCTGATGGATCTTCATCCCCAACATCAGCTCAAAGCCTTTCTCGTCACGGGAGGCCACAGGAATACGTGTCGGGCACACAGATTCTGGAGCAGGACACAATGTCAGTTAACAAGATGATCATTTTAATCGTGTGGTACCGTACAGAACAGTTTTATCAAACGCTCTCATTCCTGTTCTGAATTCTGCCTCACATCTTATTAAATCAATGTGTTATGCGATTGTACTTTATGATAATCATGATAGCTATCATGAAGAATGATTAAAAGCATATCTCAAAGCTAAAATGACGATCTCCGTTGCGATTTAGATTAAAGGATTACTTCAggcaaaacatttcttttcattattcATGCAATTCGAAAtcttttactatttttataCCAGTATCTTTATATTACCTGTATTTGTagctgggcaattccagcgttatggatgggacattttcagtcaaaacttgaaatataaatgttcagGGAATGTAGTTATCACCAATACATCAAACCATCTGTATATATTTGACTATACCCCGCATTATAGAATCTAGACGTCATGGAGAAAAGgtaagcgttatggatgtgacatactttgcaggatttctgtgaaataaaatgtccACACCAGAAGCAATAATGCCCAACAAATGGTCAAGAGATGACTCATCGAACATTAAATAGAtactttattttcacattaatgAGGAATATGGGTggatatggatgtgacatattACTTCCCTGACTATGTACAGCTGTCCTTTAAAAACGTAaagagagacctcacatgggttTTTAAATCCCCAAAGATTGACACCTGACCTGTCGGCATGGTGAAAACCTTTCGGGGAAAAATCGTAATCTTAAGGTTGATATTTGCATGGAATTGTCTAGCTTTGACTCCTTTGACCCATTTTGTGCCCAATTTTTATACAGTTGATTTACAGAACCCGTATCCTTCCTCCTGCTGTCATATTAACAATTATCCTTCCAAAGAGCTGCTTCAACTGCGGTTGGTATTGTGCATGTCGCATCTGGATCCTGTTACCCTCCCCTAGTGCTCCTCCCTGCCATGGCCTCTTGCCGCTGGTTTGACCCACGAGTTCTGTGGCTTTCCTTGTCACTGGGCATGAATGAAGTGTGTTGGGCTCCCTGTTCTTTTAAGATCTTACTCAAACAGTAAAAGGGCAACGCCGGCAAACGCTGGCTGTAATGCGGTCAATGTTTAAAGGCCGGCTCACACGCATGCATGCAGATCTTACCCTCGCACAGCTTCTGCTCCATGGCATCACGGATACGATCGATATTGGTGTAGTCCTCTGCGTAAAGCACGTAGTCACCTGCTGGCTTGTTGGCGATGGCCATCAGCTCTGATGTGGTGATCTCTGTGCCCACACCCACCGCAAAGACCTTCACCCCTTGAGCCCGCGCCTCCACGCTGGCATCCACAACATCATCCTGCGATTTCCCGTCAGTCACTACCACGGCAATGCGGTTCTTCACGTCACTCCGTTGTGTGGATGCAAATACGTGGTCCACGGCAAACTTTATGGCACGGCCTGTCTGAGTGTTGCCACCGAGGTAGTCGATGTTCTCGATGGCTTTAATGAGATCTTGAGCGGTCTTGTGGACGCCAAGCGGGATCTCCAGCCTCGGGGTGTCACTGTACTGGACTACGCCCACTTGGGTGTGGTGCGAGCTCACGTCGAAGCCACTGGTAACATTGACCAACCAATGCTTGGCTGTTTCGAAATCCTCATCCCCGACACTCCAGGAGCCATCCATGATGTAGACCAGGTCATTGACCGCTGTGCTACAGCCTACAGAATCAGAAAAACTAAATGGTGAGCTAAATGAATCGAgtgtttcacattttgtgtcCCTTGTAAATCTACTGAGCTGCCTGTATTGGAAGGGGCCATTTAGGTATGCTTTAAGGTGACCGATCTGGATTTGTTAAGATTATTTTTGGGTTCTCAGTGATTTCCTCAATGGAGTTAAAGATGTGATACTccatttcacataaaaattgACCGTCAATTTGTAATTATATTCAACTATTTACTGCAATGCTTTTCATAATCACCTGGATTTCTTTCGATTTGTGTGCATGGGTTTTGTCACTGAGCTCAtcacaatgcattatgggattgcttCTCCATCAAAGATGATCCATCAGGATTCTTTGAATTTGGCTCAAAAGTTGGTATCTCTTGGAACAGTCTTCACATCAGAATCTACAAAGGCAGCTCGCTAGGTTTTGGAACGGAGCCTAATTTGTGACTGCTCACAAAAGAACCACTAAAGAAGCAAAGAAGACAAAAAAACGGTCCATACCAGCTCGGATATCATCACCCTCTCCTGCTTGTGAAAAGACCAGGAAAAGCAGTGCTGGAATAGGCCTTAAAATCCACAACATTCTGGACTAACGTTCCTGTCCTTACTCGAAGTTTCAGTTTCCAGAGCCTTgagaaaagaagatgaaaatatgtttgttttgaatgcGGAGCATCATTGCCATTTGTAATTAGACTAAATGGGTGAGAATAGATTTGCGTACATGATTACTGAAATAAGGCGGTTTCATTTGATTATAGCTCTAATGTTACACAATCACTTAAGCTAATCAGATCAGTACACACATTTGCACATAGCTTTTCACAGGGGTGTTGAGATTcgtgttaaatgttaaatgcgtaCCTCCGAAACAAAATCAAGTAATTACTTCCTAGATTACACATTTAGTATAATGCCGCTACATAGTATAGCAAGTGTAAATAAGCACAACTGAGGCTTTTAATCCCAATATTCCTTTCAAGGAGCTccgttcctgtagctcagagtCAAGAGCATTgcggttgtgggttcgatcccaggggattgcacatacctctGTCGTTGGTTAAAAAGCGtttcctaaatgtaaatatatgttaatgttaatattcTTAAAACCAGCCTACTATGGTTAATAACCTTGTCTGTCGATTCATAACAGTATCTTACAAAGAAAGGTGTATTCTTTAGATATCAAAAGTATCATATTTTACTGTAGGTAATTGTTAGGTTTATGGATTTCAACAACAACTAATACATACACGGTTAAAACAATCTGTGAAATAACAGTAATGGTctgcaagttttttttacattatacgtTGAAAATCTGAAAGAATTCCTgttaaattctgtaaaattacaggtttttttacaatgtttaacTCTAAGGGCCTAACGTAACTAAAGTGAACACTGTTGTTTTTGTAGGAGTTTCTCTTTCAATTGCAAATGTTTTGGGATGAGATTAGGGGCGTCGCTAGACCCCTTCTACTGGGGCACGTGACCCCCTATAAATTTCACCCCAGTataaatttcaagtttaagataacaattttgtttataaaacggGGAATTCCACAGACTCAGAGGTGAGGATCCAAATGCAGTTTATTTGAGGGGTATAATCCACAGGCGAGAGTAGGCAAGGGTCATCCACAGAAAGACAGTCCAAACAATAGGCATCCAGGGCAAGACAAAGAACACGAGGATAGAAGCAACAGTGACATAACACAAAACCAAGCAACGAATGACTGACAAAACCAGGTTGAAATAGACAGAACTAAACAGATTTCAAGAAACGGGTGTTAATGTTTAAACAATGAGTCCAGGCAGTGacttatgggaaatgtagtgaATGACAGTCCGGGTGATGTGGAGAGTGGGCTCTTGTGGCTTTGAGAGGGCACTGCAGCTAATGACTGTGACATGTAGGCTATGGAAACATGATGAAACTAAAGTAAGTTTCTAAATAAAATCGATCATCATCTCAGATCATCTCTTGTTAGTGCAAAGCAGATGGATGGAAGCAGAGATGATGAGTTTGAGGGAGGTAAGACTTGATAAACAAACTACTGTAGGCCTACAACCCCAGTCAGTCAGGTCTCAGACATTAGAGTAAAGTGTCTCAGGAAAACCTTTGTCAAGTTTGAAAAATTGCattgttgattaaaaaaacatctgtacTTTTGggaatgaaattaatatttaatttactagCTAGGACATAGAAGACATTAAAGTTGGCAGTATGGCTGAAATGCTATTATAGGCACTAGAGTATAATGCAGTACAGTTGGTTAAACAACTTTGTTTGGACTTGACTGTTAAaccataaatgttttgtttaagataaaaatatgtgctttatattAGTTGGAGCCATGAAACGAATGCTTTCTTGAAATAATATCTTTTAATAAGATGTAATTATTCATTGTTATCATTGTGTATGGGATGCAGGTGTGCATGAAAATGTGCTTGCAAACATGTTACTGAACTGTTTGTTAAGTATGTTGAagatacttaaatatttttggtaacacttcagtGGGGTGCCATTCTCATTATTAACTAGTTACTTGTTTGATGTCTATTATTACTGATGCCCAAAAAACTGCCCACTACACCCACCATCATAAAGACGAATTCTGCACAGCATCCCACAAGTTTTCTGCACGCTTGCTCTTTGTTCATAGTGTCTTTTGCTCATTTTAACTGTACAACTCCCCAAATTACAACTCCTCACATTTTACATTCCCCCATTGTTGTTGAAGTTTATACGTCAACCAGATGCGCTCTAAATAATATGcgtaaaaatgacataaataaaacaacatgcgTCAGGATATTGTGCAAGCGTTTCATTGGCAAAGTGTCAGACCCTTTTTAACTCTGCCAACTACGACAATTGTCCCTTTTATTCAACCTTATAAAAGTCTCCTCGGTGAGAGGGCCGTTTTGCACAGTAGCGTACGACATGTGGTCTTATTTTCTCGCTTTGCATCTGTTATGTCTACGAGCTTTCATTTAGCGTAAAACACTGCCCAGCAGACCGCAGGCTGCAGCCAAGCAAAATGACAGCGCAAGCAAAAAAAGACATGAAACACAACATGGAAATACAAATGGCACGTTGCCTTTTACTGGAAGGCAGGTTCTGGATTATAATGCTGTATAGCATCACCTCCTGTTTGAgattgaaattaattaaaaaaatctagaacAACACCATGGCTGCTACGTGCATATAAACATGTCTAACTTAAAGGAATTCAATAATTGTGATTCTAATTTATACAATATTgatagttttgaaaaaaataggcAAATTTAGAgtgacaaaaaaaactttcggaaaacataaatatcattaaacacaGAAACGCCTTCAAAAGATCACCATAGGCGTCGTACAAGAACGTTTGCTAACATTTAATTGCATGCTAGACATGGacgaaagaaaaaatatattttacatccaaacacacacacacacatgtagggCCGTTGAAGTACGCATCAGCTTTACAAGGGTTATTTTGAGGTAAAGCGAGCTTGACCAAGGCCTTGGCTTGTCTATGGCAAACGTTACACAAAGAAATGTGGTCCAGTAAAaccatatttaaatgttaaaggtaTTATTTAAATTTCTTATGAGGGACATTGGGGACGTTTGTCAAACTCTTTGACTGTGGCTTCAACAGCAAGAACCAATGACACAACGTGCGACCTCACAGGCAGAACATGAAGCATGTGAGGAATTCTTAAAgtagttcaacccaaaatgacaattctgtcatcatttactcaccctcttgtcgttgcaaacctgtacgactttctttttctgcacatcacaaaagaagatcattttatAGAAacttggtaaccgaacagcactgggcCAAATTTACTCCTaatgtacggacacaaaaccaatgcaactgAATgtggggccagttaacaacgtTCTTCAGAATGTCTTCAttcgtgttctgcggaagaaaaaagtcaaaccAGTTTGAAATGGCATTCTGCAGGAGGTTCTGGAGACTATAAAGCTATCGGATCAAATCAGACAGAATTGTAATTCCAAGCATCAGTGAGCTAAACACCACATCAGCAAGAGCGGTGCTTAACTGATTGGATAAGTAGCACTTTTACGTGTTGCTTGGATCACACAGTGTTGTTTCAGCCTCTGCTGTGCCCATCGTTGTGTCCCTTCATCAGTAAAGAGCTTGTTATTGTGCCACAGATGGATATGTCCTGGTGTTTGCCTTCAACAGATGTGATATGGTATAACAGAGCCTTTCATGCTGTTCGGTATGGATAAGTCAGTTTCGAGAAGATTGAATCAATCAATAGAGAGATAAATCATGTATTTGACAAGAGGCATATGCTGGGATTATTTCAATGTCAGGctgttatttattctgtatttaatatttGGGTTGGGATATCTGTCATGATTGGTGAGGGAACAAGGACAGACgacccaggtgcagacagcgggtaaggggttaacacaagactttaataatacATAACAAAAACCCACCAGGgggtaacataaaaaaaaactggagaCAGTAATAACAAGACAGGACTGGACTAAGACTAACTACattaaaacaagactaaagtaaacatttgacaagaactacaactaaatggactagactagactagactagaccaGACtagacatttacacacacaatgaaccagcacagggcataataaagggaaccaaatcaagaggggaacaggtgcggggcatgaaatcattaacaatcaataaGGAACAAACTAGAGGGCGGGGACAAAGACAAAACCGAAGAGTATGGAAAGCCATCCGTGCCAAattgcctctctccacatgaaacaagaggatctgtcatgattctgccactaaatcaagaaaagcaagacaagatgGTGCTGAACCATGACAATATCTGGATACCTCAATTATTAAACAtggtattttattattattaggctGTCTATAAGTAGGATAGAAATGCTGTATTGTTAAATTGCCCAGGTGTTATCTCCTGCACTTCACTTGTTTGTTCTGGTGTTGCAGAAGAGAGTCCAACAATGTATCAAACTGTTTGGATTTGCCAAAATACAGAAGTTAAAGATTTTACTAGAAGATCATACATGTTTAGTCAAATTCTGTCACAATGACATTTTCTGAGCTATGCATTACATTAATGATAAATAACGTTTCTACATGAACTTTACAGTataatatatttcttaaaaagtGGCACCGTTTTTGTGGCTTCATTGATTGTATGTTATCTTTCTAACAAAGCCATTATCGACCCAGATTAGTATGTTCCCCTCTATTGAACATGGCCTGTGGATTTTTTTGTTAGCAGTAAACAGACTGCTTTGCCGCAGACTTACTTACTACAGCCGGATGAACAATTCCCACAGGAGCATTTCAAAAGAGAACCATTCCAATTACACAGACAGTTTAAAGCTCCTTAAAGTTGGTCATTCAACCTGAACTGCTTAAGTCTGAAACAATGTGAACACGGGAAGTATGCCACATTTGTATGTCGATTAACACTTTCGCAAGCATGATGTTCTCTTTTCAGATCAGCTAAAAAATGTTGCATTGCACTGCCATTCTTTTCAGGATAAACCAATTCTAAAATAAGAGTTCTTAATCctaaaactgtaaaaatcaaGCATTTAAACTGAAGTCTTCTTAACTACGGGTTTCCTCACACCATAAGTATAGTCACTACTCTCATAATGTCCAAACAATGCTTAAGTTTACAAAACATGGTTATAAACAAAGCTTAGTGGACATAGCAATCAAAATCTGCCCGCTTTCctacatttgaaaaataaatgcacaggGAAGAGTGAGGAAGATGTTGCTACAAAAAAATAGAGCACCTGTCCCATAGAGGGCGTCTTTTTGTCATTAAACATTTGTCAGCACACATTGCTACTTTACAAGT
Proteins encoded:
- the si:dkey-225n22.4 gene encoding collagen alpha-1(XXI) chain — its product is MLWILRPIPALLFLVFSQAGEGDDIRAGCSTAVNDLVYIMDGSWSVGDEDFETAKHWLVNVTSGFDVSSHHTQVGVVQYSDTPRLEIPLGVHKTAQDLIKAIENIDYLGGNTQTGRAIKFAVDHVFASTQRSDVKNRIAVVVTDGKSQDDVVDASVEARAQGVKVFAVGVGTEITTSELMAIANKPAGDYVLYAEDYTNIDRIRDAMEQKLCEESVCPTRIPVASRDEKGFELMLGMKIHQKAKKIQGSLVSETAYLLDKSVDITENTREIFPEGLPPSYVFVSTVRLKGPARKEKFDLWRVLSKDGQVQVAVTLSGKDKSVSFTTTNTLNGHQIISFDKNIERLFDGRWHQLKVLVNPRRAIFFLDDEQIQDEALDTVVPIFINGKTQISKHLSSNATLPMEIQKLRLYCDPQQSERETACEIYSVEDERCPLVREPTNDTGEECDGNEGQSGPPGPPGPPGPRGTPGETGRQGPPGPSNKTGPKGIKGEPGIPGKKGDANLPGPKGEPGQKGWKGEPGEQGLPGKPGPAGPKGATRLQPPTVGIPGKKGEDGEKGEQGDSGKPGPKGERGIPGSEGRSGPLGPKGEKGAIGFLGVDGPRGVPGIRGLPGMAGPIGPQGTRGPPGQKGSPGSKGPAGTTGPVGPPGADGLVGPKGSPGEKGNMGVSGKAGQKGDTGEQGFPGLQGALGLTGYKGHKGERGEHGARGIQGEKCINGVPGTQGPSGEVGPRGVKGEKGVPGNTGVKGTYGQKGCMGQVGINGPRGFPGQDGSSGQPGVPGIPGRPGDPPSNEYLIKLCGDIFLTLLEKMAPQSCVPCATVKGSPGQPGAPGPKGSCGPSGYSGRPGSQGYPGQPGIQGPRGVKGDTGLRGVKGNNGESRPGDPGPPGDPGMQGPRGSDGIGFPGSPGMPGKSGILGVPGKQGLPGQDGVCDMSICYHVFNPRGERYNKGPDF